GGCGCCTCAGCTCCCGGGCGGGCGCCTGGAGCCTttctggaaaaatttctgatgaatcttgttttggccataacttgagttctactcgtcagaattaggcgattcaactgcccacgcgaagctaacgagattatctacaacttgacaatgtccttggcttccaaatctgatcactttttatcatatttcctttaaaagctcttttcttcacttaactgatacctgaaatacagtaacacaaaaacacatcaaaataccaacttgagttcaaaacaccaatttaagcttataataaagcattccaagtggatataaaatccacttatcacacccccaaacttgaatcgatgcttgtcatcaagcataaacagactcaaaattACAAgacaaacctaatgcatgaatgtaactacgtgaatgcaactaaatgataatacaatcgatcccctcagaataaccataaccaaatgaataagccaatgcctctaagaatgcaatgacttaaaacagagttcgaataaatctcacaaaccaactcacaaaccagaaacgtgtgtgtgtggaatgcttaacagatatctctcgatactagatcaataaccataacttatctatcatcgaaacaatcaaaagtttataaacagaatagacaataaacgcattatgactcacaacacctcctttctactagagttatacaaggattcacaatATTATTGAACACAttataacaaagatgcttatttgaccgtgcaatgaatgaggtcccaaaagacttatgcaataatacccatgtagcgagcgttaggttagcggatcccagactataaaagccttaggtcactaggcacaaagtcccctagaacttaataactcgagtattaaagagctcactcttgatcaattatgcataaacacatactttttttctttctttttctttctcttttttctttttttttccttttttttctgaatgagtgtgtttcgctccatctcattcaaccctagactactcataaaaatatgagccgactactagccatttgacgcctagcattacaacaactagcaatgaaatccaagtttttctccagataaaaaaattagtgtttttacgtcattacaagaatatcacaaattctaaatataaccaagtgattaaatctcaacaaaaaacaaatatgatcatgatctagatcaaaagcaaccctataagactttgtgaaaatatttgtttctggcatgcaaattaattcattaggacttaaacatccctctattcgtcatcaccacattgaaatcaacatcaacttatcaaatatcatagttcatcttaagggatcatgctaaatatacATGCAAATGCAattatatgaaatcacataaaaacaaacaaatatgtcctaaatgaacaatcatgtaaaaatatgaatgaactacaactaaacatgcaatatgaatctatatagacacacacacacactattaatccttacattatcacccccaaacttaaaattttcaatgtcctaattgaaggtaataataaggatttcaggcatacctaattagcgagagagtcaccctcgtcgggtggaggatcaggtggctaATCAACttcgccaccagtgtctcgaacaacagtaccgaaagcatgtgtcaaatcttcagcaaaatgatggtgaatgtcgtgcatggcctccagACGACTAgtcactcgcctgtactgctcatcaccaacactagtcctatcaactacctatGGCgtatgagaagaaccctctataggcactggaagatccatccatccactctctacatcatcaaaaatatatcccaaccccttatcatggggtgcacctaagaatgaataactcaagtgatctagCTTTCGGTTGAGCTTAAGgatgggagcttcttgaataaatggttcaaaatgctcctgagaaattttcagctcttctaacccaagagaatcgaatggcatatccaacttcctcttccatggaggTGCATTCGAAACCTGTagttgctctactttaaagcactcctctttagctgtgggtaacattatttccttgaacacattaaaagtgaccttttgatcataaaccttcatcgaaagctctcctttttgcacatcgatcatagttcggcctgtagccaagaatggtcttcccaagatgatgggaatcttcttatcttcctcgaaatcaagaattacaaagtcagcagggaagaagagtttatccaccttgagCAAGACATcatccactatacctcgtggataagcgatggaacggtcagctagttgcaatgacatgtatgttggtttcggatcaggcagaccaagcttcttaaagatagataagggcatcaaattgatgctagctcctaaatcacataaacacttgtcgaacgacaagtttccgatggtgcaaggaatagtgaagcttccaggatctttaagcttcggaggcaacttctgttgcagcacagcactgcattcctccgtgagagcaacggtctctaagtcatcgagcttcactttctgagagagaatgcctttcataaacctcgcatagctaggcatctgttcaagagcttccgcgaaaggtatgttgatataaagtttcttgaatagctccaaaaacttctcaaactgcttatccatctttttcttctgcagcctcttaggaaaaggaggtggaggatagatctatttctcccctgaattaccctcaggaggagtgtgttccacagtagtcttccttggttccatctctgcttccttctgcacttcttcttcagccacaactgcattttttgaaacttgagatttttcaggctcttcgtcttgctgaatttgggggctttCTACCTTTCTAGACCTTAAGGTGATagcgttcacctgttcttcaacttccctcttgcctggatttgtttctgtatcactaggaagtgTTCCTAGTGttcgattcaataaggcattagcaatttgccctatttggttctccagagtaTTGATggaaacagcctggctttggcatataagagcctggtttttgcacataagccgcaactcctccaattcagaatTTTCATTTGAAGATAGACATgcaccatgagtttgttgttgaagttggagttactgaaaactaggagggttgaatagcttatttccaaactgctggaacgacggttgcatcgcattctgattgttgctccagctaaagttaggatgattccagttgtcaggatgataagtgtctgaaactggttgttgcgatctctgaaagttgctcactaactgagctgagtcactagatatagcgcattgttatgtcgcatgcggacctgcacacagctcacaaacactagttatctgcttaacacccaagttagccagagaatcgatcttcatagataattcctttagttgagcagtgatagccatagctgtatccacttcaagaactcctgctacctttccctgtggacatctctgggttggatactggtattcattagcagccatcagttcaattagatcataagcttcctcatagctctttgctCATAATGCTCCACatgctgctgcatcgagcatgggtctggactgtgctcccaacccattgtaaaaacaagtgatgatcatccaatcaggaattccatgatgaggacacttcctaagcatctccttgtagcgctctcaagcttcatataaagattctcctgattgctgcgcaaattgagtaagagcattcctgattgcagctgtcttcgtcatagggaagaatttagtaagaaacttctgagcaagatcttcccaagtagtaatcgaaccagctggtagagagtgtaaccagctcttagccttgtccctcagagagaatgggaacagtctcagcttcacagcatcttcagaaacaccgttgaacttgaaggtgtcgcagatctcaatgaaatccctaatgtgcatattgggatcttcagttagagaacccccaaactggattgaattctgcacccattgaattattccaggcttgatctcaaaggtattagctgtgatagctggtcggacaatgctaaattgaatgtcattgatcttgggttgagaaaaatctatcaaggctttcgttcgtgttgctggatctcccattgtaatgagtacctgaaacacaaacaaataaactgtgaaagtaaaagaatccgagtcagtgaactttaacgaccactgatgacaagcatataaactaaaaattaacactgagtccccggcagcggcgccaaaaacttgttaaggcgaaaatacgcgctaaaattcacgcaagtatacgcgttcgcaagtagtataagatataaatcagattcgctcccacagagactggtttaggttaagttcaatttatgcacctgtgcaacaatgtatggttatcgctcaatgctaagacaaataacaaattgggcttttattaaactaagagattatactaaataacattaactaagagaacaagaatggttgaattaatatatatgacaaacatggaattctaacttcattaaatacttcattcaatagtcttattgttcttaaccttagcatgtgatggtgctgacactaatcagataacacgaaactgataaacgccaactttcgttgcacgagtaccattctaccagacatccacaaaagagatagaagctgaataggcaccaattatattgagaccatatatgtctataaaatttgacaacataacggtttaagcataagttatctatcttgattacatagggcaagtaaaacggttagagttacctacgaatcatgcatacacatatatgaacctatgctagcatggcaagttctaaacctctatattcattgtcgcttcaatagagattaacacgctatcttatatgttagctacgcacataagacgaataagcacaaccaatactaggatatcaatcaatcaccacacaccaagatatcaaaacaattaactattgaaatccataagtaaatccgctagaatcccacgataacgattagttcataatcaaactcatcatcatcatgggtttcaatgaaagcatggtataaaataaggtcttaataaactgaataataatcaaagtacgaataaacgagatctcggttcaacaagaacgaaaacgagcattcaaagttacaactaattcaaagaatcacaagttgaaaataagatcttctttttcggagttgttctgtgcttctaggtcttcaccttggtatcccaatcttcacggatgatgaaaaccttttttttaagtataaatacgcccctagtggacctggacccttaaaatcgtcaaattccactcaaaaaaggctttttcagcgaattcagcgaccagccgcgcctcGGGCGGCCGCCTCAGCTCTCCGGGCGGCCGCCTGGAGCCTTTCTGGAAAAATTactgatgaatcttgttttggccataacttgagttctactcgtcaaaattaggcgattcaactgcccacgcgaagctaacgagattctctacaacttgacaatgaccttggcttccaaatctgatcattttttatcatatttcatttaaaaactcttttcttcatttaaatAATACCTGGAatacaataacacaaaaatacatcaaaataccaacaacttgagtccaaaacaccaatttaagcttgtaataaagcattccaagtggatataaaatagAATCGAAGGGGGGCTGTTTCCCGCGGTAACTCCGGCGTGAGAATAAGAATGGGGTTTCTTGAAGAAtaagaagaagagggaagaaggAGCTATTCAAAAGATATATATAGTGGTGTGTGTATAGGTGTGTAGCAGTCAAATGTTTTTCAACCCCTAAAAACCTCTTTTTGAGGCCTTTTATAGGTCCCAAGATTTAGGGTTCTTGGAgtttgtacctcttcatcctAGCCTTTGATCATTCTTGGTTGGTGAGTGGTTGGACGGTTTGGATCGACTGTGGGGTCGGGTGCCCCTCTTCCACCAGTGTTGTCTTGGGATCTTTACATATGGATGGCTGGGATGCAATTGTTCCATTTTGGGTAACATGAGACAATTGACATTTTTCTCCTGTACCACGTGGTCCTGGGACCCACCTCAGTTTGGGCCTGGGGTGTTCTCTGTCTGGGCTTTTGCTTCTTTATTTGGGTTTGATTATTTATGGCCTATCATAGCCTAATATTCACTATAAAACTATAAACTCTTTCAGAAAATTTTATGAGTTTCGTGGTTCGATTGTTTCAATGTAGTCAACTCCGAACTTAATTTTTATAGTAGTTTTTAGATGCGGTTGTATGTTTTTAGGAGATAAGTTAGGGTTCCAGGCTCCTGCAGTTCCTCGACATCCTAACTTGAGGAGTGTTGTTGGAGTAGCACCTAGAAGCTAGTATTTCACCTCACACATGCCAGTTAAGCTTGCCAGACATGATTAATTTGTTATAGAGTTTGTCTCTAGTATTAAATGTATAATATGAATAGTTGTGTATTTGCAGTTATAGTTGTAAGGCTTTCATATTGTAAAAACTCTTTTTCATTTCTCTCTTCAAACTGAGATACAAGTAAGTATGATTGATTGTCATCTTCCTGTTAACATTTTAGTTCACCATTGATTATATGTAGATTACAAGCTTCATTCATCACATTTCAACAAGTCATTGCATGGACTTTCAAACCGTGTGCCTATCATATCCTCGTCCTATTTTAACGGACAGCCAGAGTCAGAAATTGCCTTCTAGAAAATTAGCCTGCTAGCTTTGTAATTTAGTCTCATAGTGCAAAATAATTAATTTACAGGCAGCAATCTATAATTTAGTCTATATATTTTAAACCGTGGACAATGATATATGTAATTATAAACTTTAGTATGACAATTGCTTAACGATCGATATGATCTTGGGTGCAATGATATCAGGAATTTGAGTGGAAAATTTGATTTTtctttacaaaataaataaagcATCTTGGATTTCAACAGCAAAAGTGTATATTCAGCTTATTGGTGATTGCCAAATCCCATTCAAAAATCAAATTAACCACCAAGGTTCTTTCGAATTTTTGTTACATCTTGGCCATTAATCTGATATGCcttcttcaaaatatcatcaGGAATGGATGGCTTTGATGTAAATGAAGCAAGAGATGCGATTTGTGCACCAGGATTCTGGCTATTGAGGCCTGACACTGTTAATGCAGGGGCTTTTGAGTCAAGATTGTATAGATAATGGACAAGGCCTTTTGGGAAGACGAATGTATCACCAGGCCGCAATTGCTGTGTGTACAAACGATTAGATGTGTCCACAAATCCCACAAGGAGTGACCCTTTAAGCAAGGTAGTCACCTCTGAGGCCCGAGGATGGGCATGGGGCGGTATAAGACCATCTGCTGCTATATCAACTCTGGCCATGGTTAGGCCCAACGTGTTAAGTCCAGGCAAGTTTCGGATGTTTGCAAGAGTGACATTGAACCCGAACGGGTTGCCTCGAGTGTTACCTGGCTTGGATAAAGCAGATGTTGTAAAATGGGACGCTTTTGCTTGGGCAGGATCAATGCATGGTGCCCCATTGCAGAAGAAACTCTGGGGAGTCTTTGTATCTGCAATGCAGTAATCTTGAAGCGGATCCGGATCGGGCTTAACTAAGCCTACGAAAACAAAAAGGCAGAAAAGTAGTGAAGATTTTCTCATGATATACCTTGATGCAAAGAAATATCAGAGAGACTTTTAGCTTATGGAATTTGATTATACCAGAGAAAATGCATTATATACAGTCACTTTGGAGAAAGTGGATTGAGTAGCTTAAGAGCAATATCTAGCATTTAcatgtatgtgtagagtagtgTGCTTTGCACCAAAATTAGATAACAATCTTCTGAGAGATTAATTCTTTTTCCCTTAAGCAAAACCTATTTTTCTATGCTTAATCAAGTTTATGTACATAATTATTGAGCATAACAATGTCACtgaaattatcaaaaaaaaaaaaaacaatgTCACTGAGCTTTATTGGTGCTATGATACGACTCATGGAGACAATTCTCTCTTCTAAGTTAATCTTGGCCCAGCTAATAATCTTAAAAGTTAATCTTACCCGAAAGGCCCACTTCAAAATATTGTAACCACTCCTCGATGATGGCCTATAGTGAATTAGTGATGGTCTACTGCAAAGGGGAAAAAAGCTTAACGTCTAGCGTTGTATAATTAAAGAAATAGTTAATTTCATTTAGCAAACAAAAATTAGTTAATTTTATTTTGCATCCCCATCTTGCATTTAAaagtaaaaatatatatttattttagaaaatatagTTTGTAACCCTAACTTTAAATATGAAATATAATATGTACCCCATTAACATTTTTTGTTAAATATGCTTATAATTTGGAGGATAAAAAAGGAATTCAGCATatcatttaaataaatataattttaatttttttaaattaaactaaaaattataatttcaaattataaaaataatattatattaattaatttaaattttactcaatataattttttaaaaaatatataaattttgaaattttatgattaactatgtttataactatataaatatattttttgcTTGACAaacaattttttatttatttatgttatGGTTAATTTAGTGCATTAATATAAAAATAGCTAATATTTATTTTCATgtgataaatatattaatataaatatttttatttaaaattttagttaataatATTAATATCACAATTTCAATTTCATCCCCAAAATATAaacatttttaacaaaaaattgtGTTGTATGTGATATTAAAAGTTAAGGGTTgcaaattatgtatatatatatatatatatatatttgattttgAATGAAAGGTTATATTTTGAATAAAAGATAAGGTTGCAAAATGTAATTAACTCTTAAATAAATCTTATGGCCgattaaaatttgaattttgaaaaaaaaacaatatatatttatatttattttgttttttttttgacaaatgcagaaAGTTCTCATTAAATTGAATAGAATACAGTCGGGACAAACCCCAACCGTCGATACAACCAGTtgataaaacaaataacatactaaaaattagatgatttgtttcctgatcgtttaacacatagaatttaaaaattcttgaaattaaaaacgaaatcaaatacatcccaagcgatccaaattgcagcagcatctctgaaaatagcaacatcgcaattgaccatatcacataaaTACTATGGTTAGCCCAGTGTTCAGAAACACCAATCGTATAAAATAAGATTGGAGAAGCGGCACCCCAGTTATCTACATGtcggacaccagctatagacatgccgaaggcaccccagctatctacatgccggataccagctatagacatgccgaaaatGTAAACCCATGAAAGATGAACAATTTTTAGTTGTGAAAGGTGAACTCTTGCAATAATCACCACCGTCCCAGATCCGATGCAGACTTTgcagatcaccaaaaatatcaataaattcgtCCTCAACAGATCCATCACCAGATAAACCCAAGTATGACTAAATAAAAACTTAAAAAACACTCCAAAACGAGAGACAAAACACACACTCCAAGAGAAGAGACACGCAAACACCCaaaaaattggattttattgAAAGAAAATAAACGAGAATAACAGAAAATGAAGGGGTTGGGGCTTTCCACCGAAGAAAACCAATGGAAGCCcctcgatttacttgaaaatagacaaatcctaacaaaaataatattatcagttTTTTTATTTGTTAGTTTGTTGAagtaaattataaattatatatacacTGAAAGGAAATTTGGACAAAAAAGTTggaaaattaaataataatatattttaatttgaaattaGACCCTTGATAAGAATAGTTATAGAAAAAGCAgggaaaagaaatataaaataattaaaaaaatgacATATAGGATTACTGTGTATAAGTTTTGCAGCTGCTTTCCAGCACACCAGGACATGCATGTCAAACTTGTGAACGTAGGCTGTGAATTTGTGATGGACCTAACCCAATTATGAAGTTTTTTTATTATAAATGAGGTGAGttacctttattttattttaaattagataaaagaatttaaaatttcaaaatttttgtaATTATCACAAATTATAggaactttttttaaaaaaaatgaaaataattcaataatgAAAAGTCACAGCATCTACACATATTATCAAAATTGAACAAACGTATAATTATATCCTTAATGCTTCCTTCTTGGATAGGCaactaaattattttttaaaatgatatcTAAATGATGTAATCCGACAATTGTTGTTTTAAGCAATCGACCTCAAATGTATTAGCATAAAAAAATTTATCACCGAATCAACAACATGAAAATTCCGCAGATTTGTTAACAAATCAATAAACCAAACTCAGACATGGAAAGAAAAACAAAACCCAAATAAATTGGGAAATTATTGAAGATTAATCAAAGATGAAGTAAGAGAAGAACTGACAATAATAAAAAGAAGAGATCGGGTGAAAATCGATGGAAACCCCTCAGAACTGCTAGAGATTGAGAGAATTTTAGGGTTTCATGAGTTTATGTCTATTCACCGCATAGTCatctaaatataaaataattaccTACTTATCAAAATTCACTGGCTACTTatcaaaattaataaattaactaCTAAAATCTCTATAAATCAATACacttgaaaaaaaaataaaatacataTTCATTTAAAGAGATTATTTACTTATCGAATAATGAATATTTCATTTATTTATCGATAAACGAGTATCTAttcatttaaatatttttaaaatattttttataatttctttACTACTCTTTATATTCAGATGTACCTAAAATTTATTAGGGCTATTTTGAAAAATAACCAAGGctaaaaatatttttgtaaaaatattgtcatgttttaaataaaattgtaaaaatgttttttttatttgtaaaaattatactttttaaattttttttaaagaatacGGTCTTCTACAACTCGTGCAAAGTCAAATACAACCAAAAAAATGGATTCAACTAATTGCATATGTGcttgattttggttgattttgattGTATTGTATATTTGCATATATTTTCAGAAGATgataaaatcacaaaaaaataCTTTATAAAGTTAGTATCTTTTATTATTTCTCAATTTATTATGCTTATAATATTTATGCTATTTAATTACattcattattttaatattataaactAACATACACATGGAAGAGGTACAATCCGTGTATTCATTAGGTACGTATGTGTGGAAAATAGTACTTCAACAATACATCAAATTTGTGTAAAACATTTAAAGATAAGATATTTATAAAGTCATCCGTAATCAGATCTTATTTTACTATTATAGTCATAAATAATAATGATCAATTAAATGAAAGTATTCATTGGATTAAATGTATTCACATATTTATAtcaatataaatatattatttaaaatctTGTGATTATTCATTTATATTTAAATAGGGCCTATAGacatttaattttattttattcattaatGCATATAGCGAGATTATTCATTAAGCCCATTTTCAATGTCGGGGCCAAAAACAAATATTTATTGAGGTTATTTATTTATAGAACATTTATTTATCGAGTTTTACTTAATATCtcaatatatatttaaaaataaacaaaaatatttcaTGACTAAAATCGACGAAAAAGACTAGGCGTAAGGGTTTTATTTTTTTGACGAACACAATACAGTTTTCATTAAATTGAATATAATAAAACCGGAAAAATCCCAATTATCGAAACAAATAACATAATAAAAATAATCAACTGTTTTGTTTTCTCATAGTTTAACACACCaaatttaaaaattcttaaaGTTTCAAACAAAATCAAAATCATCCCAAACTATACAAACTATACCGCCACATTCTAAAAGTAACAGCATCACAATTAGAATATCACAATTGATCTTATCACAAAATAATTATTATTAGTCCGAAAAAACTCAGATAAAATGAACTGAAATTTGAGGGAGCAGCACCCAACTATATAAATTAATGTCGGATATAAGTTATAGACATACCGAAAATATAAGCCCCGGATGATGAATATTTTGATCAATAACTAACATTACCCCAGACTCGATGCGAGTTTGTTTTTTAGATCCCCGaaaatatcaataaaattatttttaacaatttaAACACCGAATGAAATCAAatgtaaataaaaatataataaaataccTAAAAAgagataaaataaaaaatttaaaattataaactCACGAACACTAAAAAATTTGGATTTTACAGGTCAGTAACCTTCTTATCACAAATCTGAAGTGATTTCAATACTCTAATGAGATTAGTTTTACCAGATCATTCCACATAAATTTCCTgagaaaaaatatttttctagTAGAAAATACTTGTCGTTCAATTAAGTTGATGAGGTAATCTGATTAACTTTATTCTCTGCTTTAAAATGGTTGTAGATCTCATTTTTCATGTTTCATCTGACATGTATCGTTTGTTTTCTTCTATCATCATCTTTTTCATATTGCACCTGATATGGATTGCACTACAAAGAAAGAAAACAAGAAGAAGAAaaggataagagaagaagaggatatttcaaaagaataCAATCAATCCAGAAACATgaattttgaatctcaaattgcttagatcaatccagaaactaagtaattcgaatctaaccttcaaaacaatcgAGTAGTTGAAGTTTAGAGGGaaaaaaactactcatagtttatctcaaaacaaaagttttataaGATTACAACAGAGGGTATTTATAGGTTTAGACAATAATCCAAACCCAATAGGtttccaagagaaattcaatatcaacttgaattagccaatatctgaataTATTTAGGAAACGaatttaaaaacaaaaaaaagcCAAAAACCAAATCCcaataggaaaataaaatcttaggtgtttaaaacaagaaaaaaccctttcaagtgaaaggtaaaaactttcaagcaaaattctaattaataattaaataataatcagctacttgtctAACTTCATGTATCGCTCCTTTATTTCTTATTGTCCAAGCAAGTTTCATAACCCATATTTgtatcctctccaattgaacatcaccacgaATACatataaccaaatccaaattaacatatcaATTTCTTATCCTCATCAGCACCGAAAAGAATATGATTGTGTATAATTATCGGTTGCGTATTTGCATCAGTTCAAAACTGCAAACTGCAAACTACAAAGAACTTTGAAATATTAGATAAACAAATTTTGCATATAAATGCATGTAAATTTTAAATATCATTTCAAAATTTTGACAAATTGTTAAAGTCCTGAAAATGTTTTTTAAAATCGTACTCAAATAATAAGTTATTAACAtgttatttaatatttatttataaataaaataaatcattggtatattaatataaatttcaCTATTCGGAAacatttttgagaaattttttaaatatataatattgaCATTGAACCCAAACCCCTATATTTTCGGTCTGAAACAATTTTGTATATTTTGGTTAAGGGTTCCCTTCCACAACCAAGGTTGATTAGAAATCATTCCTGAACCAACCAATCAAGACCGTCCATTTCAAATATTAAA
Above is a genomic segment from Apium graveolens cultivar Ventura unplaced genomic scaffold, ASM990537v1 ctg843, whole genome shotgun sequence containing:
- the LOC141704931 gene encoding germin-like protein subfamily 1 member 1, translating into MRKSSLLFCLFVFVGLVKPDPDPLQDYCIADTKTPQSFFCNGAPCIDPAQAKASHFTTSALSKPGNTRGNPFGFNVTLANIRNLPGLNTLGLTMARVDIAADGLIPPHAHPRASEVTTLLKGSLLVGFVDTSNRLYTQQLRPGDTFVFPKGLVHYLYNLDSKAPALTVSGLNSQNPGAQIASLASFTSKPSIPDDILKKAYQINGQDVTKIRKNLGG